A genomic segment from Helicoverpa armigera isolate CAAS_96S chromosome 10, ASM3070526v1, whole genome shotgun sequence encodes:
- the LOC110378359 gene encoding retinal rod rhodopsin-sensitive cGMP 3',5'-cyclic phosphodiesterase subunit delta: MTEVLPVEEARQDRVETILKGFQVNWMNLRDADTGKILWQNNEDMSSPDLEHEARVPKRILKCRVVSREMNFSSIESMERFRLEQKVLFKGRCLEEWFFEFGYVIPNSTNTWQSVIESAPESQMMPANVLNGNVVIETKFFDGDLLITTSRVRLFYV, encoded by the exons ATGACGGAAGTTTTACCCGTCGAAGAAGCAAGACAAGACCGCGTGGAGACGATCCTGAAAGGCTTTCAAGT AAATTGGATGAATTTGCGAGATGCTGATACAG GTAAGATCCTCTGGCAGAACAATGAAGATATGTCAAGTCCTGACCTGGAGCACGAGGCGCGTGTCCCCAAGCGCATCCTCAAGTGTAGAGTGGTGTCCCGTGAAATGAACTTCAGCTCTATTGAGTCTATGGAGCGCTTCCGTTTGGAGCAG AAAGTCCTGTTCAAGGGGAGATGCTTGGAGGAATGGTTCTTCGAGTTTGGCTACGTCATCCCCAACTCTACTAATACTTGGCAATCAGTTATTGAATCTGCTCCTGAATCTCAGATGATGCCTGCTAATGTCCTCAA tgGCAATGTCGTCATTGAAACCAAGTTCTTCGATGGAGATCTGCTGATAACCACATCGCGCGTACGACTTTTCTACGTGTAA
- the Ube3a gene encoding ubiquitin-protein ligase E3A — MNSKSETDEASRGSEASSSKNQTPNNSEEEGTSSLCPGTVTNRSQDIMKRAAARQLIERYFYQLLDGCGNANCDNQYCASSGEARNLSPNEAAAEAIKLFYKEARLCDTLPNKVPRTEASGCDSSASTTCNTSSAKDKDDNKSKEAQPSSTTVAKESTSKEEEPQTSHNISHQEESKTRSHNNGAPLTEERMYELCEECLQTKVRQPLIRALGEAFTQPAILARCFASKVVENIDEDGKMIEDKESKAMCLSSDPDKDVDSVAGPELDVPACRRAFQYLAKVPSEYYSSALVTSLKALADNMCIDLRLTKKMSMEDAVNCFVIAFEVPDLGCSDYLEIALPALCLAADHLTLKGKARLARIWAQHCKDSLRHILETLQQLITLRVISTNYTRQFQVQEDEVVTLATKFMKIVYYANMLAGVMEPNNLREEPIVITSQQDPLENVLGHLYPPTSMKASKNMQPDDPLAIELDINVLDARKPYLPFEEFYNEPLSDTIEMDIDFGNFKTEISKGKKFAFLRYPFILTVATKSLGLYYENRIRMYSERRVSLLHAVVGAAPPMPFLRLKVRRTHIIDDALVGLEMVAMERALDLKKQLVVEFEGEQGVDEGGVSKEFFQLIVEEIFNPDYGMFTQHPDSLTVWFNMTSFETEAQFTLIGIVLGLAIYNNVILAVNFPMVVYRKLMGKKGSFEDLADWNPTLYNGLKDMLEYTGSDLEEIYYQTFRICYQDVFGNAIFHDLKENGDDIFVTQENKREFVELYADFLLNESVETQFRAFRRGFLMVTDESPLAALFRPEEVEMLVCGSKNFDFNELEKSTEYDGGYTAESQTIKDFWSIVHSLSLDDKRKLLQFTTGSDRVPVGGLSHLKLVIARNGPDCDRLPTAHTCFNVLLLPEYETKDKLQDRLMKAISYSKGFGML, encoded by the exons ATGAACTCGAAAAGCGAAACTGACGAAGCTTcaag GGGGAGCGAAGCATCATCGTCAAAAAACCAAACCCCGAATAACAGTGAGGAGGAAGGTACGTCCAGTTTATGCCCTGGCACAGTAACCAACCGTTCTCAAGACATTATGAAGCGCGCTGCCGCTAGACAGCTGATCGAGAGGTACTTCTATCAGCTTCTGGATGGCTGTGGCAATGCTAACTGCGACAATCAGTACTGTGCATCAAGTGGAGAG gccAGGAATCTATCACCAAATGAGGCAGCTGCAGAGGCcataaaactattttacaaaGAGGCCCGACTATGTGACACACTGCCCAACAAAGTTCCTCGCACAGAGGCCAGTGGCTGTGATTCTAGTGCTAG cACAACATGTAACACATCAAGTGCGAAAGACAAAGATGACAACAAGAGCAAGGAGGCCCAGCCTTCGAGCACGACGGTAGCGAAGGAGAGCACCTCCAAGGAGGAGGAACCACAAACTAGTCATAATATATCTCACCAAGAGGAGTCCAAAACTCGTAGTCATAACA ATGGTGCCCCGTTAACGGAGGAGCGTATGTATGAGCTCTGTGAAGAGTGCTTGCAGACTAAAGTCCGACAGCCGTTGATCAGAGCTCTAGGGGAAGCGTTTACACAACCCGCCATACTAGCCAGGTGTTTTGCCAGCAAGGTGGTCGAAAATATTGATGAAGATGGGAAGATGATTGAAG ATAAGGAATCAAAAGCAATGTGTTTATCAAGTGATCCGGACAAGGATGTGGACAGTGTTGCGGGGCCCGAGTTAGACGTACCCGCGTGTCGCAGAGCCTTTCAGTACCTTGCCAAA GTGCCATCAGAATACTACAGTTCCGCCCTAGTGACGTCACTGAAGGCTTTAGCAGACAACATGTGCATAGACTTGCGACTGACGAAGAAAATGAGCATGGAGGATGCAGTCAATTGTTTTGTTATCGCGTTTGAAGTGCCAGATCTTGGATGCAGTGATTATTTAGAGATAGCATTGCCGGCCTTGTGTTTGGCTGCTGATCATTTGACGCTTAAAG GTAAAGCTCGTTTAGCCCGCATATGGGCGCAGCACTGCAAGGACAGTCTACGCCACATCTTAGAGACACTACAGCAACTCATCACACTAAGAGTTATTTCTACAAATTACACGAGGCAGTTCCAAGTGCAAGAAGACGAAGTTGTTACACTCGCTACTAAGTTCATGAAG ATAGTATACTACGCGAACATGTTAGCGGGTGTAATGGAGCCAAACAATTTACGCGAAGAGCCCATAGTGATCACAAGCCAACAGGACCCCTTGGAAAATGTACTGGGTCATTTATACCCACCTACATCTATGAAGGCCTCTAAGAATATGCAGCCGGATGACCCCTTAG CCATTGAATTAGATATAAATGTATTAGACGCTAGAAAGCCATACCTGCCATTTGAGGAATTTTACAACGAACCTCTTAGTGATACTATTGAAATGGATATAGACTTTGGTAATTTTAAGACGGAAATAAGTAAAg GTAAAAAATTCGCCTTCCTCCGCTACCCATTCATCCTGACGGTAGCGACGAAGTCTCTCGGGCTGTACTACGAGAACCGCATCCGCATGTACTCGGAGCGGCGCGTGTCGCTGCTGCACGCGGTGGTGGGCGCGGCGCCGCCCATGCCCTTCCTCAGGCTCAAAGTTAGGAGGACGCATATTATTGATGATGCGTTGGTTGGG TTGGAAATGGTAGCCATGGAGAGGGCGTTGGATCTCAAGAAGCAGCTCGTGGTGGAGTTCGAAGGCGAACAGGGCGTCGACGAAGGAGGCGTCTCCAAGGAGTTCTTCCAGCTCATTGTGGAGGAAATATTCAACCCCGACTATGGAATGTTCACGCAGCATCCGGATTCACTTACTGTGTG GTTCAACATGACCTCATTTGAAACAGAAGCGCAGTTCACGTTAATCGGCATAGTGCTAGGCCTCGCGATATACAACAATGTTATACTAGCTGTCAACTTCCCCATGGTTGTGTATAGGAAGCTTATGGGAAAGAAAGGGTCTTTCGAAGACTTGGCAGATTGGAATCCT ACGCTTTATAACGGTCTAAAAGACATGTTAGAGTATACAGGCAGTGATTTAGAAGAAATATATTATCAGACGTTCAGGATTTGTTATCAAGATGTGTTCGGAAATGCCATATTCCATGATCTCAAAGAGAATGGAGATGACATATTTGTcacacaagaaaataaaagg GAATTCGTAGAGCTGTACGCGGATTTCCTGCTGAACGAGTCAGTGGAGACGCAGTTCCGCGCGTTCCGTCGCGGCTTCCTCATGGTGACGGACGAGAGCCCGCTCGCCGCGCTCTTCCGACCTGAAGAGGTCGAGATGCTGGTCTGCGGCAGCAAG AACTTCGACTTCAACGAGCTAGAGAAATCGACGGAATACGACGGCGGATACACGGCGGAGTCTCAAACGATAAAGGATTTCTGGAGCATCGTACACAGCTTGTCGCTGGACGACAAACGAAAGCTCCTGCAATTCACCACCGGCTCCGACAGAGTTCCCGTCGGGGGTTTAAGTCATCTTAAACTTGTTATAGCAAGAAATGGCCCCGACTGCGACCGCCTACCCACTGCCCATACATGCTTCAACGTCCTACTGCTACCCGAGTACGAGACCAAGGACAAACTACAAGACAGACTGATGAAAGCAATAAGTTACTCGAAAGGCTTCGGAATGCTTTAA